Proteins encoded together in one Altererythrobacter epoxidivorans window:
- the rpoC gene encoding DNA-directed RNA polymerase subunit beta', with the protein MNELTKFTNQLAKPETFDQIQIGIASPERIRSWSFGEIKKPETINYRTFKPERDGLFCARIFGPVKDYECLCGKYKRMKYKGVVCEKCGVEVTVTKVRRERMGHIELAAPVAHIWFLKSLPSRIGLLLDMQLKQLERVLYFESYIVTEPGLTPLEKNQLLTEDEMLEAQDEYGEDAFSADIGASAVKTMLMDLDLEQEREDLLEELATTKSALKPKKIIKRLKVVESFIDSGNRPEWMILEVIPVIPPELRPLVPLDGGRFATSDLNDLYRRVINRNNRLKRLIELRAPDIIVRNEKRMLQESVDALFDNGRRGRVITGANKRPLKSLSDMLKGKQGRFRQNLLGKRVDYSGRSVIVTGPELKLHQCGLPKKMALELFKPFIYARLDAKGLSMTLKQAKKWVEKERKEVWDILDEVIREHPVLLNRAPTLHRLGIQAFEPVLIEGKAIQLHPLVCAAFNADFDGDQMAVHVPLSLEAQLEARVLMMSTNNILSPANGKPIIVPSQDMVLGLYYLSMERQEKTPEFIESGDGEKVEKLPRFSDMAEVHQALEVKSVTLHTKIIARVPQADEDGNVVMQRFVTTPGRMLLGECLPKNHKVPFDIVNRLLTKKDIADVIDEVYRHTGQKDTVLFADAIMSLGFRHAFKAGISFGKDDMIIPDSKTELVEQTKSLVADYEQQYQDGLITQQEKYNKVIDAWSRCGDQVADAMMEEIKAQPIGDDGKQAQINSIYMMSHSGARGSPAQMKQLAGMRGLMAKPSGEIIENPIISNFKEGLNVLEYFNSTHGARKGLADTALKTANSGYLTRRLVDVSQDCVIVEEDCKTENALEMRAIVQGGSVIASLGERILGRTVQEDLVNAKSGEVIVKAGTLIDEPMVKAIEEAEVQSAKIRSPLVCEAEQGVCATCYGRDLARGTPVNIGEAVGVIAAQSIGEPGTQLTMRTFHIGGAAQLNETSHLEAVSDGKVVYRDMPTIIDKKGRILSMARNGELAVIDAEGREREIHKVPYGTVLMHKDGGKVKEGDRLAEWDPFSLPIITEQSGIVRYQDLVDGTTMEERVDEATGIAQRVVTELRASGRKKKEDLRPRLTLLNDAGDETEAARYMLAPGTTLSVEDGQEVAAGDILARASREAAKTRDITGGLPRVAELFEARLPKDNSVIAKISGKIEFVREYKAKRKIAIVPEEGDAVEYLIPKTKVIDVQEGDFVKKGDTLISGSPNPHDILEVLGVEALAEYLCTEIQEVYRLQGVKINDKHIEVIVRQMLQKVEITDGGDTTLLPGEQVDLEEMNEINSKLGKGKAPAQGMPILLGITKASLQTRSFISAASFQETTRVLTQAAVEGKKDTLIGLKENVIVGRLIPAGTGAGMNRMRVTANSRDAALRAAWKKQQEQLAASGEAEKEPEADAISSEEAMKAAMGGGSAAPEAAADAGEE; encoded by the coding sequence ATGAACGAACTGACCAAATTCACCAACCAGCTGGCCAAGCCGGAAACCTTCGACCAGATCCAGATCGGCATTGCCTCGCCCGAGCGCATCCGTTCGTGGTCGTTCGGCGAGATCAAGAAGCCGGAAACCATCAACTACCGTACGTTCAAGCCTGAGCGTGACGGCCTGTTCTGCGCCCGCATCTTCGGTCCTGTGAAGGATTACGAATGCCTTTGCGGCAAGTACAAGCGCATGAAGTACAAGGGCGTCGTTTGCGAAAAGTGCGGCGTTGAAGTCACCGTCACCAAGGTGCGCCGTGAGCGCATGGGCCACATCGAACTGGCCGCGCCGGTTGCACACATCTGGTTCCTGAAGTCGCTGCCGTCGCGCATCGGCCTGCTGCTCGACATGCAGCTGAAGCAGCTCGAGCGCGTGCTCTACTTCGAAAGCTACATCGTGACCGAGCCGGGCCTGACCCCGCTCGAGAAGAACCAGCTGCTGACCGAAGACGAAATGCTCGAAGCGCAGGACGAGTATGGCGAAGACGCCTTCTCGGCCGACATCGGCGCATCTGCGGTCAAGACCATGCTGATGGATCTCGACCTCGAACAGGAACGCGAAGACCTTCTGGAAGAGCTTGCGACCACCAAGTCCGCTCTGAAGCCCAAGAAGATCATCAAGCGCCTCAAGGTCGTCGAAAGCTTCATCGATTCGGGCAACCGCCCGGAATGGATGATCCTCGAAGTGATCCCGGTCATCCCGCCGGAACTGCGCCCGCTCGTCCCGCTGGATGGCGGCCGTTTCGCGACGTCCGACCTCAACGATCTCTATCGCCGTGTGATCAACCGTAACAACCGCCTGAAGCGCCTGATCGAGCTGCGTGCGCCGGACATCATCGTCCGTAACGAAAAGCGCATGCTGCAGGAATCGGTCGACGCCCTGTTCGACAACGGTCGCCGTGGCCGCGTCATCACCGGTGCCAACAAGCGTCCGCTGAAGTCGCTGTCCGACATGCTCAAGGGCAAGCAGGGCCGCTTCCGCCAGAACCTTCTGGGTAAGCGCGTCGACTATTCGGGCCGTTCGGTCATCGTGACCGGTCCGGAACTCAAGCTGCACCAGTGCGGCCTGCCGAAGAAGATGGCGCTCGAACTGTTCAAGCCGTTCATCTACGCCCGCCTCGATGCCAAGGGTCTTTCGATGACCCTCAAGCAGGCGAAGAAGTGGGTCGAGAAGGAACGCAAGGAAGTCTGGGACATCCTCGACGAAGTGATCCGCGAGCACCCGGTTCTTTTGAACCGTGCACCGACGCTTCACCGTCTTGGCATCCAGGCCTTCGAACCGGTCCTGATCGAAGGCAAGGCCATCCAGCTTCACCCTCTGGTCTGCGCCGCCTTCAACGCCGACTTCGACGGTGACCAGATGGCCGTTCACGTCCCGCTGAGCCTCGAGGCGCAGCTGGAAGCGCGCGTCCTGATGATGTCGACCAACAACATTCTCTCGCCCGCCAACGGCAAGCCGATCATCGTGCCTTCGCAGGACATGGTCCTGGGCCTCTACTACCTGTCGATGGAACGCCAGGAGAAGACCCCGGAATTCATCGAAAGCGGCGACGGCGAAAAGGTCGAGAAGCTTCCGCGTTTCTCGGACATGGCCGAAGTGCACCAAGCACTGGAAGTGAAGTCGGTTACGCTGCACACCAAGATCATCGCCCGCGTCCCGCAGGCCGATGAAGACGGCAATGTCGTCATGCAGCGTTTCGTCACCACTCCGGGCCGCATGCTGCTGGGCGAATGCCTGCCGAAGAACCACAAGGTTCCCTTCGACATCGTCAACCGCCTGCTGACGAAGAAGGACATCGCCGACGTGATCGACGAAGTCTATCGTCACACCGGCCAGAAGGACACCGTGCTGTTCGCCGACGCCATCATGTCGCTCGGCTTCCGCCACGCGTTCAAGGCCGGCATCTCCTTCGGCAAGGATGACATGATCATTCCGGACTCGAAGACCGAGCTGGTCGAACAGACCAAGTCGCTGGTTGCCGATTACGAGCAGCAGTACCAGGACGGCCTGATCACCCAGCAGGAAAAGTACAACAAGGTCATCGACGCCTGGAGCCGTTGCGGCGACCAGGTGGCGGACGCCATGATGGAAGAGATCAAGGCGCAGCCGATCGGAGACGACGGCAAGCAGGCCCAGATCAACTCGATCTACATGATGAGCCACTCCGGTGCGCGTGGTTCGCCAGCGCAGATGAAGCAGCTTGCCGGTATGCGCGGCCTCATGGCCAAGCCTTCGGGCGAGATCATCGAGAACCCGATCATCTCGAACTTCAAGGAAGGTCTGAACGTCCTTGAATACTTCAACTCGACCCACGGCGCCCGTAAGGGTCTGGCCGACACCGCGCTCAAGACGGCAAACTCGGGTTACCTGACCCGCCGTCTGGTCGACGTGTCGCAGGACTGCGTCATCGTGGAAGAGGACTGCAAGACCGAAAACGCGCTCGAAATGCGTGCCATCGTCCAGGGCGGTAGCGTTATCGCCTCGCTCGGCGAACGCATCCTCGGCCGTACGGTCCAGGAAGACCTCGTCAATGCGAAGTCGGGCGAAGTGATCGTCAAGGCCGGAACGCTGATCGACGAACCGATGGTCAAGGCCATCGAGGAAGCCGAAGTGCAGTCCGCCAAGATCCGCAGCCCGCTGGTCTGCGAAGCCGAACAGGGCGTTTGCGCGACCTGTTATGGCCGTGACCTTGCTCGCGGTACTCCGGTCAACATCGGTGAAGCTGTCGGCGTTATCGCTGCACAGTCGATCGGTGAGCCGGGCACGCAGCTGACCATGCGTACCTTCCACATCGGTGGTGCGGCGCAGCTCAACGAAACCTCGCACCTCGAAGCGGTGTCGGACGGTAAGGTCGTCTATCGCGACATGCCGACCATCATCGACAAGAAGGGTCGCATCCTCTCGATGGCTCGCAACGGCGAACTCGCCGTGATCGACGCCGAGGGACGCGAGCGCGAAATCCACAAGGTGCCTTACGGTACCGTCCTGATGCACAAGGACGGCGGCAAGGTGAAGGAAGGCGATCGCCTGGCCGAGTGGGATCCGTTCAGCTTGCCGATCATCACCGAACAGTCGGGTATCGTCCGCTACCAGGACCTGGTCGATGGTACGACGATGGAAGAACGCGTCGACGAAGCGACGGGCATCGCCCAGCGCGTCGTCACCGAGCTTCGTGCTTCGGGCCGCAAGAAAAAGGAAGACCTTCGTCCGCGCCTGACGCTGCTCAACGACGCCGGCGACGAAACCGAGGCTGCACGTTACATGCTCGCCCCGGGCACGACGCTGTCGGTCGAGGACGGCCAGGAAGTCGCCGCCGGTGACATCCTTGCACGTGCATCGCGTGAAGCTGCCAAGACGCGCGACATCACCGGCGGTCTGCCGCGTGTTGCCGAGCTGTTCGAAGCACGCCTGCCCAAGGACAATTCGGTCATCGCCAAGATTTCGGGCAAGATCGAATTCGTCCGCGAGTACAAGGCGAAGCGCAAGATCGCGATCGTTCCCGAGGAAGGTGATGCAGTCGAATACCTGATCCCCAAGACCAAGGTGATCGACGTGCAGGAAGGCGACTTCGTGAAGAAGGGCGACACGCTCATCTCCGGTTCGCCGAACCCGCACGACATCCTCGAAGTTCTGGGCGTGGAGGCTCTTGCCGAGTATCTCTGCACCGAGATCCAGGAAGTCTATCGACTGCAGGGCGTGAAGATCAACGACAAGCACATCGAGGTGATCGTTCGCCAGATGCTGCAGAAGGTCGAGATCACCGATGGCGGCGACACCACGCTGCTGCCGGGCGAACAGGTTGACCTCGAAGAAATGAACGAGATCAACTCGAAGCTGGGCAAGGGCAAGGCTCCGGCGCAGGGTATGCCTATCCTGCTCGGTATCACCAAGGCCTCGCTCCAGACGCGTTCGTTCATCTCGGCTGCCTCGTTCCAGGAAACAACGCGCGTGCTCACGCAGGCCGCGGTCGAAGGAAAGAAGGACACGCTGATCGGTCTGAAGGAAAACGTGATCGTGGGCCGTCTCATCCCCGCCGGTACCGGCGCGGGCATGAACCGCATGCGCGTCACCGCCAACAGCCGCGACGCAGCGCTTCGCGCAGCATGGAAGAAGCAGCAGGAACAGCTTGCTGCTTCCGGTGAGGCCGAGAAGGAACCCGAAGCCGACGCCATCTCTTCGGAAGAAGCGATGAAGGCGGCGATGGGCGGCGGCAGTGCCGCTCCCGAAGCGGCTGCGGATGCCGGCGAGGAATAA